GGggaaaagagaaggaaaatcgTAACGAAGggcattaaaattttgaggcaagattgtaatttttattgagAAGGAATAGGAAATAGTATTTAAGCAAAAAACTCGTTGATTTTTGAGGCCCACTTTATAATTGTAGATTCGTGGTTACGAAAGGCAGtttacacatgcacacatgcgCGGCCAGGTTATGCTCGGGGTCGTTTGTGATGCGTATGCCGACGGAGAGAGTATAACACAAGTACTGATAGTTAACCGGAGCCAGTCTAACAGCTTGTTCCGGGGTTTTAAATCACACCAGTACCTGATGTAATACTCACCCCGGCGGAACCTTTTTTACGATTGATTTGTTTCATCGTTCCATGCTTAGTAAGATTGGTAAGGCACGCACAGAAACACGCATTTTCCTATGATCGATCTTCCGAAACACTTTTAGGTACGATCGCGTGAGCTTTATCGAGCGATATTCACTTGCAGGAGAGTTGTGAGAAGGAATGCAATTTTTAATGAGAATCTAACCATTGAACTAATACAGCAGAACTCCTTTTCGATCTATCTAAGGACATTAATGATCGCACACATGCAAAATAACCAATAAATCACAGCACATAGCTCTTTTTTGGGCATTCTCCCGTCACAAAAGTATTAAACTGAgagaaacaaatttaaaacgaaCCCAAAATCATCTAAAAACAAGTAAATCAAGTAAAcaagtaaataataaatctaAAATGAAGTGAACGCacaatgcagcagcagcaaaaaaaaaaatgaacacacaaaaacacacgcaaaaacaGCACagtaaacagcaaaaaaaaaacatcgaaacacAAGCAATCAAACACAGTATATACACGAACACAGCAATTACAGCGGGCAACGGAGAGGCGAGAAAGGATGGTATGGTGTGCGGAGCATGGACGGGGTAATCCCAATCTGTAATGTGTGTTTTCGGTGGACCGCAATTAGCCGATAGGGGGGGTTGAATGGGGCCCACACTGCCAACAGTGACACACTATTACAATTTGAGATTGCCGCCCATCCACGCCAAATACGACGGCCGGGTTTCTTGTAACGGAAATCTGCAAAACTTTTTGCTAAATGTTGGGCAGTTAATTCTTGACAAATGTTACGCCGATCTTATGTTTTGCTCCTACTTTCATGCTCGACCGTGTTCTAATTTGAAATTAGAAgggataaatttaaatttaagctAGACGAAAACACACCAATAATGAGTCCTAAACTTTAATAGGATAACCAGAGAACTAAACGGACTCTCTATGTGACTTATTTGAAATAAGGAATGTGTGATTaagaaatgaataatttttaaatttttctcgcGCGTTTCTGTTTCCCAAAGAGCCACATCTTGATGATCTTATTACAATTACTTCGACTTTCGCAATAATCTTCTCAAGTCTAATAGGAGAATTTCAGATTCTATCCACTCAGATTACTGATGTACTGTTTTTAGAACTCTTTGGTGATTCGACTTGCAGATAGTTTTTTTCCGATTCGATTGGGAATTGTTATAACTAAACAAACTCCGAAGCAGTTAATGTTCGCCAAAGAGGGTTGAATGATTCTTTTGTTATTAACTCGAATTGCCGAGAGTCTTTAAAGCTCTTTTGGGCGTCGTTAAAATCACTCTGAAGGAGTTGAAAGTTACCAGAAAGATTCGAATCACAAAGAAGTTTTAAAAGCTCATAAAGCAAACATAATTGTAATGCCTCTCTACGATTCAAATTCATTGGCGACTATCAACTGCTTCAGTGTGAGTTTTATTTAGATTTATAACAAATCTCAAAATAGTTGTTTAATTCCTTCCTAAATTAATTCCTTGAAAAGAGTAGTTATACTAATCGTTGGTTGTAAGATTACGATGGCCAACCAAGGCTTCATTATTATCGGGACGGGCGTTAGAGCATCGGCCAAATGGTAAATTATATGTTGTTGATCGATCAGCAACTTGCAACTGACTTCAGCAGTGAGCATAACAATTTTTTAAGCAAGTTTCCAACGAAAAATATTCTGTATTCAAAACGGACTAACTACTTATGTGAAATGCTCAGAAAGAGCCTACAAAACGCCAATAGGATTCGGGATAGTGtggtaatattttttgtagAATGCTTCTTGAATGTATGATCTCGTCACCGTCCAAAGATATAGTCCAAAGTCTATATTTTGAATATCCATGCTCAGCAACTAGTTcctttgaagattttttttgaagaaagtTCAACTAAAGCCAGAAATGCTTACTAAGCTACTACAGAAATGATGATTTTGGTGTgtttatcaaattaaaaaatagttATGTAAAACAACATCTCAAGATGTCCAATTTTAGTTAGATTCGCCTGTCAATTTGTTTAGTTGCCAACAGAACATTCAGGCCGGGGTGTCAAATTTATTGCAGAATGCTTCTCGATTGTTTAGTTTAAGTTATAAAAAGTAAGTCTAATTTTAAAGACATTTTATAATGTAGATAATTGGAAGACCTTTTGAATATCCACGAATATGAGAATAATTTAAACGAATAGCAGTTTAAGCTCAAATTTTAAGAAGTCCCGTCTTAGTTGAACTCCACTGTCCAGGAAGAAAAATTCCTCCATATAGAGGAGTCATGCATCCGGTGAGCTAACCACACAGATCAGTAAACCTtacaaatatttcacaattacAAAACAATAGCTGAGTCTACGATAAGAGGCTTTACACTCAAAAAAATACACTAATCTACTGACAGCGTTCAACAAAAGCGAGGGTAGGATTAAGTAAACAATAGTAGTCACCAGCTAAGCAAGTCTGCCAGCTGCTGGTGAACACGTCACGGTGAAACATATAATTTAATCTCTGAGTCACATTGGAAACACAGCAAACGGCGTGTCCATACTTACTAACGCGTACACGTGCGAAGTTAACCGAACTTTGGTCCGATCGTAGTGCAAGAGAGGTGCCACATTTAGCGAATAAGCGCGTGCATATTAAGTGCAAAATACTTATACTCTACCAATAACCACAAACACGCAATGAACGAAAAACCATGATATGGGAAGGGGTGATAGGAGCGTacaagcaaacatttttctgTTAATATAAACTTCACTGCGGCTCAATCGTCAATCACCGCTTCACTCAACACTGGCTGGATTAGTTTCGCTTTTCTTGTGATGTGAATTATTAGTTTGCAGCGCAAAAGGGATGATGCAAATAAAAAGGTTGGTTGGTGATCGTGCTTTCTGCTGTGttctcgtttcgtttttttataagTCCGGCGAATTGGATGATGTGTCTCGCTTTagattgcttttatttttgtctgcGCTGCTCTTTGCCAAACTGTCGACCGGAAAGTGGATATCAGCTGAAATCCCGGGATGCACGAAGTAGGGATAGCCTAGAATTACCAGCTGATATTTACCTTTCGATCGAACGCGAAACAGATGATGTGGATTGTGCGAGAGAAGGTAGTAGTGTCCTTGGCGCGTGCGTGTTCGGCtgtgtagtgttttttttgtattgtaggCATATTACCCGCAATTGTACGCATGCACGGAAATGATCCGTCGCTTTACTTTTTGCACGATGAAGACACACACCACTGCTGTTCATGTTATGAAACATTAAGAAAGGTTTGGGGGAAATTTTGTCTCACACAGTAATATCGCCGAAATGCAGCACTAACCTTCAACATTACTAACATTCAAAAAGGAATTGTGTCTTCATGGTACAGCTAGAAAAGAGCCCAGAAAGCATTGGCGAGGTACGTAAATTCCTTATGTATCTTGTGtataattgtttaaatttttagtTAAGAATCGGTTAGAAGCGATACTAGAGTTAAGGTTAGTGATGTTACTACCGGACAAACTGTGTCTCTTGTTAGGAAGTAGCACTCAAATGTTAGGATGTAAAAAAGAATTAttagataaaaataatcatcaatgagctttaaaaaaaacgcgcGAAACCGATAGCCCATgaagcggcagcagcagtgccgCCACGTTATCGTAGGCGTTATCGTATAGTGTCGTGCGAAGTTTTATCACCGATACCCATTACCCGATTATTGGATTACGAGTTAATTAATTGACCGACTGGCTGACTGATAAACATGACCAGCAACGGCGTCATTACTACTACTTACATTCCGCTTTTAGCGATGCGACCGTCACTTGCGATATTTCCAGCTGGTCCGAAATGCGAGCCGCTGCCAGCAGACCCGTCTTCGCATCGGTCAACTGTTGCTGGACCTGCTTCAACATATCCTTCAGTCCATCTTCCCGGACGCGCGATTGTTCCAGCTCGTTGCGAATGCTGCTCGTGGCCAGCTCAATATCTCGCTCACGATCTAAAAAAGGAAGGACAAGCATTAACAGTAGTACGCCGAGGAGAGTGCACGGTGTCACATTACTTACTCATCTGGAACTGTTCTAGCGCGCACTGCAGATTGGTAAGGGCGGCCTGATTCTTCTGATCCCGATCATCCGCCGCACTTAGCCGTGCGCCTAGTTCATCACGTTGCTGCAGCAACAGCTGGTACTGTGCTTGCAGTGTTTCCGCCTGCTGATTGGCCCGAATGCTAGCGGACGTTAGTGCATTGGTGGATTGTTTCACCTCACGCTCAAGCGATGCCAACTGTTGGCGCGTTTCGTCGTAGCGTCGCTGCAGTTCGACCGTTTCCTGCGTGTGTGCTTCCTCAATCTCCAGCAGATGCTGACGCAGACGCTCCAGATCACGCTGCAAACCATCGCGCTGTTCCACCAGCTCTTGCTTCTGCTGCAGCGCCATCCGTTGGTTGTTTTGCTCGGTCATTAAATTGGCCGTAAGGATGTCGGACTTTTCGCGCAAAAACTGTATCTGATCGGTAAGTCGCTCGTAGTCCTGGAGCTTCTCACGCAATGATGGACAGTCGGTGCAAGATGGTGGAGCGCGTTCATGTTCCGCTTCCAGCAATTGATTTAATCGCTGTATCTCGGCATGATATTGGACGCTTTCGTTGTGCTTTGTCGTCACCAGCTGTACgaggttttccttttgctgcgTTAGGCTTTCCAATGCTTCCCGTTGCTTTTCTAACTCTGCCCGATAACGTTCATTTTCTGCACTCAACGCTTCCTGCTGCTCGGTTGCCGTCGTTAACGCGCGTGCCTGCTGTAGATCCGATTCCTTTTCCTCCAGCAGTCGCCGCATCTCCTCAACCTTTGCCTCCCAGTTGCGAATGTTATCGGACGAGGTTTGCTGTAGCTGTTGCAATTTCCGTACCAGATTGGCATGATCTTCATTGATTGTAGTCAGCTGGCTCTGCACACTCGCTAGCTCGGTACGGAGTTGCTCCGCTTCCTGGCCACCAGCTTCCCGTAACTCTTCCAACTGGCGCATTAGCTGGTCACGTTCCTGTCGTACCTCCGCGAGCGATTGATCAAGTTCCCGGAGCCGGGATTTACTCTCACTTTCAAAGCTCTCGAGCGAGGCCACCTTCATCAGCAGTTCTTCCTTCTCTTCCAACACTTCTTCCAGTTTGCGGTGCGATTCACGATACTCTTCCTCCAGTGTACGATTGAGACGGTGCGAATCTTCCAACTGTTTCTCCAGCACTACGATACTGTCCTCGGCGTTTTCGTTGATCGTTTCCAGCTTATTGCACTTTACGTTCTCCAGCTCCTCCAGCAGCCGATCGTTGTTCTTCATCAAGCTGGCACACTCTTTTTCGTACTGCATTAGGTCCGCCGTCAGCGTGTCCTTGTCGTGCTGGATGCGTGAATTTTCCGACTTAAGGAAATTGATCTCCTTCCCAGCATCGATCAGCTTCTTTTCGATTGCGGACAATTTTGCCTCTACATCGCGCGACTGCTGCAGTCGTTCGGTCAACTCCTCAGGGTTTGCAGAAATATCCAGATCGAAAAATCGTCTTATAATTTCGGCTACCCGTGGATCCGGTTCCGTTTTCGTCTGGGTAGGTTCGTTTGCCAGCCTGTCTAGCAAGGCTTGGTTTTCCTGGCGCAAAGTGGCCATTTTTTCATCGTACTCTTTTTCCTTCGATTCAAGCTGTACCGAGTTGTCGATGATGACGCTACGCAATTCATTCTGTAGCTCCCCTATTTCGCGTTCCAGCTGTCCGATGTGTTCCGACCGATCCAGTTCCGTCGTCAGCTTTTGCAAATTGTCCCTCTCCGTGCGGACCTCATCCAACGTTTGTTTAAGCTGCTCCAGCTCAGCTTGCAAATCGGCGTGCGCCTGTTTTGCGCTTTCCTCCGCTGGTACGGCCACCACAAACTCAGACACTTCAGTGTTCCGCTGGCGCAGTTCTTCGTTTTCCGCCTGCAAAGTTCGGCACATCTCGTCCGAAGTCGTCTGCACGAGTCGTTGCTCTTCGAGCTGCTTCTCGAGCGCTGCTACCGCCTCAACATTCTCGCACACAATCCGCTCCAGTTCGGCCGTTagcttttccgtttcggttttGAGCTTTTCGTTATCCTGACAGGTTTGAGCGTTCGTTTGCTCTAGCCGTTCGAAGCGTGTTTGCAGCTCCTGCAGAGTTGCTTGTGATTCAGCCACCTTCGACTTTAGTTCTGCCTCGAGCCGGCCACACTGGGCCTGCAGGTCACGCTTCCCGGCGACCAAGTTTTCCAGCACGACCTCATGCTGACGGTCGAGCTCTTCGATATTTTCGTTCAGCTCACGATTTTCGCTGCTTACCTGGCCCAGCTTCTCGTTGAGGAGGGCGTTTTCGAGCTGCTGCTTCTTGAGCTGTTGGGACTTTTCGTGCAGCTGGCGCTGGAGCCGATCGATGATTTCACTCTCGTTTGCTGGCGCTTCGAGTGGAATCGTTGTCAGCTCGGTCGGTCCGGACGAGGGCGATTCGCTGTCGTCCTTCTTCGAGGAGGACGACGTCGAAGAGATGTTGTTTTCGGGATCCCAGAACCAACTGTCCTCGAGCGTGCTGGTGACGGTCGTTGTGCCAACATGATGTTCTGGACCGAGGGTCTACAAACAAGGATACGAGAGAACGAAAGGCAAAAACTTGTTAGGAATTTTTCAAAGCTAAAATTTTGCATGTGGAGACAGAAGATCTAGAGAATCTGGAACATCTGAGGCACATGGCAAGGTGTTCTATagtgaaaaacaatttaaatttagtcATGATGTCAGATACCCATTCCTGACAGTATGACACAGCGTGCTGCTACGTGGCGTGCTACATTCCACGGCCATTTTCAGCGCGATAAGCAACATACCTCGGCGAACCACCACGCCCCCTGGGACAAACGGACGCGGGGATCGGTTACGGATTGGTTCTGTGTGGAGAACAGCTCATTGCCGCCCGATCGGAGACACACccgtaacacaaaaaaaatcatcatcgtttGCCGCTTATCAGCAGAGGTCTCATATTGCCTAAGTTCCGGTTCGTGTTCCGCTGACTACGCAGCTACTTTCTTCCATACTCCCTTCCCCCTTACCCGGCAATCTGCACAAACAATTCGCTCACTCGATCCTCTATCCATCCATCGATTGCTTAAACCatatcaaaaaaaaaccgcaaaacaaCCCTAACCCCGATACTTAACCGGCACAACCTACCGGAACACGATGCGTCCGAAGATGCGTGCAGAAAATTGCATGTTGCAGCACGGTATGGATGACAATGAtgcgcaacaaaaaacaattgtgCATCACAGCTTGCGGATCGCGGATGTCAGGGTTGGCGATTAATGATAGCCGTACTTTTAATAtgcgaaattaaataaacgcGCCTCCCCATCGAGCCATCGGTTCTAGAGCCTTGGCAGGTGGAATGGGAAGGAGGATGGCGTGTCTAATGGTCGACTGTACCCGGTGTACTGTTTTTCGATAAAATCACATTCTACCACATCATCCTCTCGTGCAAGGTGCACTACTGCCTTCATAAATAACTTGCGTCCCTCctctgtgcgtttgtgtgtgtgtgtgtgtgtgtgtgtgtgtgtgtgtgtgtgtgtgcgtctccAAGCGAGCAATAGGCGCCCAATGAAATCGGTGGCAGCACATAACAATAATTGACAGTGGAAACTAACCATTCCTTTCGCAACCACTCGAACCATCCATCAATTTTTATGTACCTCGCGCACACGTGAGGGATAGAGAGGATCCTCTAACACACGATCTTCATCTTCATTCAGATTCGGGAAGGAAAATAGACattaaaaatgcaatgcaCACTGTTGCAATAAACTATGTTGCACTTTGTCACCATATAAAATGGgtaagctcctgctgcttcAGCGATCGCACCACATGACATGCAGCACGGATCATGAAACGatcacatcaacaacaaaaaaggcagaaGAATTATGATGCAAcacgtgtgtgtctgtgtgtgctgcTTGTGTTCCGCAATGCACAAGGGACAATCTGGAGGtcatatgtgtgtatgtggacaCACACTTTCGTACGTGGCTGCTGTGGGTGTTTTAAAGCTGATTATGCTATTCAAACGCGCAGCTGCTGGCTGATGTGAGAGCGTAATAGTAGTAACAGGGCTATTaacgaagcagaaaaaaaataacctaAAAGACATCCTACAGACACAATTCGTTCCGTGCTGGAAAGACCTTGACGAGAAACGTGACACACACAGCACGAACGGGTACCTCGACGTCATCTCTAGAAGTGGTATGGAATTGCTTCTGGGTTTTGTTGATGGGCAGCACCTGGCAAGCCAAGCCACCTTCGCATTACGCGACAATGAAGTTGATTTGTTTAGCAGCCAGAAAGGAAGCAAG
This genomic window from Anopheles maculipalpis chromosome 2RL, idAnoMacuDA_375_x, whole genome shotgun sequence contains:
- the LOC126559672 gene encoding thyroid receptor-interacting protein 11, with protein sequence MSWLKLNDSLNKVKGSITSFTQEVFAEGIIGEDEGDQNPVRELNIAREKINQLSDLCATQDQEIETLRRQVAEYQQQLPQPCSSGSQQAGSSSASKPASVELLCTATSSSSGSAKPLGTLGPEHHVGTTTVTSTLEDSWFWDPENNISSTSSSSKKDDSESPSSGPTELTTIPLEAPANESEIIDRLQRQLHEKSQQLKKQQLENALLNEKLGQVSSENRELNENIEELDRQHEVVLENLVAGKRDLQAQCGRLEAELKSKVAESQATLQELQTRFERLEQTNAQTCQDNEKLKTETEKLTAELERIVCENVEAVAALEKQLEEQRLVQTTSDEMCRTLQAENEELRQRNTEVSEFVVAVPAEESAKQAHADLQAELEQLKQTLDEVRTERDNLQKLTTELDRSEHIGQLEREIGELQNELRSVIIDNSVQLESKEKEYDEKMATLRQENQALLDRLANEPTQTKTEPDPRVAEIIRRFFDLDISANPEELTERLQQSRDVEAKLSAIEKKLIDAGKEINFLKSENSRIQHDKDTLTADLMQYEKECASLMKNNDRLLEELENVKCNKLETINENAEDSIVVLEKQLEDSHRLNRTLEEEYRESHRKLEEVLEEKEELLMKVASLESFESESKSRLRELDQSLAEVRQERDQLMRQLEELREAGGQEAEQLRTELASVQSQLTTINEDHANLVRKLQQLQQTSSDNIRNWEAKVEEMRRLLEEKESDLQQARALTTATEQQEALSAENERYRAELEKQREALESLTQQKENLVQLVTTKHNESVQYHAEIQRLNQLLEAEHERAPPSCTDCPSLREKLQDYERLTDQIQFLREKSDILTANLMTEQNNQRMALQQKQELVEQRDGLQRDLERLRQHLLEIEEAHTQETVELQRRYDETRQQLASLEREVKQSTNALTSASIRANQQAETLQAQYQLLLQQRDELGARLSAADDRDQKNQAALTNLQCALEQFQMNRERDIELATSSIRNELEQSRVREDGLKDMLKQVQQQLTDAKTGLLAAARISDQLEISQVTVASLKAELTKRDERYAALENRLHETESSQADKVEKTLVKNLIIGYAVAPNPSDKQQIMKLISSVLTMDQAECTKVGLHHKGQVGSGGWLNSILGGSGGEAGGSGGAGGKDYNKESLTEAFVKFLEKESAPRATASSSLLNIVTSPATNITPSTGATDERQLPGGGTTGITTAGSNLITAVPGAPPQQQPSAVQPILVPEAMMMMQQQPGFAPPRSSSSILKDILSDS